The Sandaracinaceae bacterium region GCCTCGAGGGTGAAGCGCACGAAGCGCGCGGCCCGCATCTCGACGCCGAGGTGCGCGCCCATCTCCGCGTGGGGCGCCATGTCGGTCAGGCCGACGAAGGGGACCTGCCGGAGGTTCGCACCGCCGCCCGCCTCGCCCTCGAGGTTGGGCTGGGTCAGGTACCGGTTGTCCGAGGTGCCGAGCGCGTCGAAGAGCGGCGAGTAGCCGTGGCCCTCCGAGACGTACTTGCCCATCACGCGCACGTCGATGGCGAAGCGCTGGAACTGGGCCCGGTTCTCCCAGGGGATGATGGCCATGCCGCCCGTGAACTGGCCGATCATCGGCGGCCGCTCGTTGACGATCCCGTTGAGGCTGCCCGCGGGAAGGAAGAGGCGCTCGGCGTTGGCCGGCCACTCCACCTGGAAGAGCAGCCCCGCGAAGGGCTCGACGTAGCGGGTGCGCCAGCTCGAGCGGGTCTCGATGCGGAGCGCGTTGGTGCCGCGGGTCTCGCCCGCGTCGGTCCCGATGCCGCGCGTCCAGTCGCCGCCGGCCTCGCTCCACACCGCGCACTGCGCCGTGGCCCCGCCCCGGCACGCGGTCAGCGGGTCGCCGAGGTTGAAGCGGCCCTCGATCATGAGGATCCAGGTGGGCAGCTCCCGCTCGCGGTGGTGGTTGAAGATCGACCACGCGAGACCCGCCGCGACGTAGTCGAGGCCGGACCGGGTGGGCGACTGGAACGGCGCCGCGAAGATCGGCGGCTGCGGCACGCCCGGCATGAGATCGTCGATCCCATCCGGGCCGCTCCCCATGATGCAGTTGCCGTCGGAGTCGAGCGCGCAGTTGTCGACGAGCGGGCCTTCGAGGAGCGAGGCGCCGCCCGCGTGGGCGGTGAGCCGGCGCTCGTCGCTGAGGATCAGCGGGAGCCGGCCGTAGACCGCGAGGTCGCGGAAGATGCCGACGTCGAGGCCGAGGTCGAGGATGTTGCGCGTGTGGGTGTGGTGCGCGACGTCGACCCAGTTCTGGCTCGCGCGGTTGGGGTCGGACGCGCCGACGTTGCCCTCGCGCTGGATGTTCCCGTACGTGTACTCGTGCCGGTAGCCGACGGTGACGTTGATGTCGAAGGGGTCTTCGTCGTCGAACGCGTCCACCACGTCGGTGTAGGAGTGCGGCTCGTTCATCAGCCGCAGCTCACCGTCCTCCTGCGCCGCCGCGTCGAGCGTCACACCGAGACAAAGCAAGCCGAAGAAGCCCGCGAGGGCGTAGGGGACCCTGCGCATCGCCGGGAGAATACGCGCCGGCCGAAATTGCCGTCAAGCTACCGGAATCAGGTCCCGAGCAACCCGACCACCCGCTCGCGCCGCTGGGCGATGGGATCGTCGGCCGGGGCGCGGCCGGTCTCGACCAGCCGGAGGTGCAGCGCGCGGGTCCGCTCCCAGCGCGCGGTGGCCAGGCGCCGCAGCCGATAGAGCGCGCGCGAGTGCTCCACCAGGTCCCGCTGGAGCGAGCGGCCCTCGTCCATGTTCTTCTGCCGGACCGCCTCGCGGTGGCTCGTGGTCAGCTCGCGCCCGCGCCGGGTCTCGGCCTCGAGCCAGCTCAGCGCCTGGTCGAGCCGGCTCACCTCGTGCGCGAGATCGCGCTCCAGGCGCTCGGGCGGGGGCGGCTCGGGATCGGCCGTGGCCAGCGTCGCCGCCGCCTCGCGCGCCGCGCTCAGCCGGCTCGGCCCCTCGGTCGGCTCCGCGAGCCGGCCCGCGACGGCGACCGCGTGGCCCCCGCCCAGCTCGAGCGCGCGCAGCCGGCGGCGGTTGTCGGCCTCGCCGATGCTGATCGCGGCCATGCCGCCCAGCACCGTCACCCAGGCCGCGCCGCTGTCGAAGAGCGCCAGGTAGAGCTCCCCCGCGCCGCCGATCTCCGCCGTGACCGCCGCGCTCGAGATCCGGAGCGGCGGCCGCGGCGCGTTGCCGCTCGGGGGCTGCACGGCCCAGAGCGCGCCCGTGATCAGGAGCAGCTGCGCGCCGCCGTCGTCGGTGACGAGCGCGCGGGAGCCTCCGTCGAGCTCCACCCGCCCGCCGTCGCGGAGCTGCAGGACCGCGCGGCCGCCCTCGGGCACCACGATGGGCTTGTCGGGCTCCACGTCCATCTCGCCGTGGGTGGCCGCGCCGTCGATGGTGACCCCGCCCTCGGTGCGGAGCAGGCGGGCCGGCGGCGGATCGCCGTGCGGGTCGCCACGCTGGGTGTCGACGTCGTGGGTGTGGCGCCGCGTGGGCGCGGGGCGGGGATCGGGCGCGCCGCTCCCCTCGTCGTCGCCGCAGGCGACCAGCCCGAGCGAGAGCAACCCGAGCGCGAGCGAGACCGAGAGGGCGCGCATGGCTACTCGCTGTCGGCGAGGAGGGCGTCGGTGAGGTCCTCGCCCTTCTTGTCGGTCGCCTCGCCGAGCCGCGCGTTGGTGGTGCGCAGCCGCTCGGTGAGCACGCCGAGGAAGCTCCAGAGCAGCTTCACCGCGATCGCGTGGTCCTTGCGGATGATGTCGAAGAACTCGCGCCGGCGGATGACGAGCATCTTCGCCTTCTCGTCCGCGCTGACGCTCGCGCTGCGGGGCGCCTTGTCCACCAGCGCCATCTCGCCGAGGTGCTGGCCGGGGCCGAGCCGCACGAGGACCGCCTCGCCCGAGTGCACGCGCACCTGGCCGGTGAGCACGATGAACAGCTCGTCGCCCTCGTCGCCCTCCTCCACGATCACCTGGTCCGGGTCGTAGGTGCGGACCTCGGTGATGTTCAGCACCCGCACCAGCTCCTGGTAGGTCAGGTGCCGGAAGAGCGGCATCTTGTGGAGGACCTCGAGCTTGAGGTTGACCTCCCGGGCCAGCCGGTCGACGCCGCTCTCGGCGTCCGGGACCTTCACCACGATCGCGGTGATGTTGTCCTTGCCGCCGCGCTCGTTGGCGAGATCGATGAAGCGCTGCGAGAGCTGGTCTTCGGGCGTCTCGGCGAAGAGGCGCGACAGCTCCGCCTCCTCCAGGTAGCCGGTGAGCCCGTCCGACGCGAGCAGGAAGCGGTCGCCCTTGAGCACGTCGAAGTCGAGGGTGTCGACCTCGACCGACTCGTACACGCCGACCGCGCGGGTGACGGCGTTCTTGTACTGGAGCTTCTCGATCTGCTCGCGGCTGAGCCGGCCGCGCTTGAGCAGCTCGTTGATGAGGGAGTGGTCCTCGGTCAGCTGATGCACCGCGCTCTGGCGGTAGAGGTAGACGCGCGAGTCGCCGACGTGGGCGATGAAGCCGCGGCTGCCGATCAGCAGGAGCGCGTCGATGGTCGTGCCCATGCCGCGCTTGGACTCGTCCTCCTGGCCCTCGTTGTAGACGGCGGAGCAGGCCTGCTGCACCGCCGACTCGAGCAGCCGGAGGATGTCGTGGCGGCCGATGCCGCCGTGGCCCGCCTCGAACTCGTGGAGCATGTCGCGGCTCTGCGCGAGCACGTCTCGCACGGTGCGCGCCGCCACCTGGCTGGCCACCTCGCCCGCCGCGTGGCCGCCCATTCCGTCGGCGACGATGAAGAGGTTCAGCTTCTTGTCGACGAGGAAGCTGTCCTCGTTGTGATCGCGGACCCGGCCCACATCGGTGAGCGGCCAGAACGTGATCCGCTCCGCCGGCTCGGCGGCGCTCTCGGCCTGAGACATGGGGGAGAAATATCCCGCGGCGGCGCGCCCCGTCAACGCGCGCGAGCCCATTGAAGCCGAGGGCGGCGTTCCCTAAGATGCCGCCGCTTCGCCCCCCACCCCTCCGCGCGGCGTCCACTTTCGACCCCCGGGGGCGCAGCGCATGCTTTTGGCGCCGTCGCGGACCCCGGAGATCGATCGATGAAGCTGAGAATCGTCACCCTCGCGCTGGCGGGCGCGTTGCTGATGGTGGTCGGCTGCTCCGAGTCGCACGACACGATGCCCGACGCGGCGATCGTGTTCGACGCGGAGCTGCCTCCCCCCGACGCGGGCCCTCCCCCCTCGAACGTCGGAGACGCATGCCGCGGGCCGATGGACTGTGACCTCCCCGCGGAGGAGTGCCTCGAAGATCTCTTCGGGTTTCTGCCCTTCCCCGACGGCTACTGCAGCCTCTTCTGCGACACGGAAGCCGACTGTCCCGACGGCTCCGTGTGCATCAGCGCCGGCGGCGGCGGTGGGCAGTGCTTGCGATCCTGCGAGATCGGCGCCCCCGACCAGTGCCGGCCCGGCCAAGGCTGCGCGGACAGCATGCGCCTCCCGGCCGTCTGTCTGCCTGGCTGCGAGGACGACACGGACTGTGGGGACGGCGCGACCTGTGTGGTCGGAGGCGGCTTCACCGGCGCCGGCCAGTGCCTCGATCTCTCGGCCCCCCTCGGAGGGGCCTGCGCCAGCTCTGGCGACTGCGCCGAGGGGGCCTTCTGCGCCTCGGAGGACGAGTCTGGCTTCCCTGACGGCGCCTGCGTCGTCTTCGGTTGCGACGCCGACGCCGACACCGGCTGCCCGGACGACGCGCACTGCTTCCCGCAGCGCGGACCGGATCTCTGCATCGACGGCTGCGAGACCGACGGCGATTGCCGCGCGGGCTACGCTTGCACCTCGCCTGACGGCGCGCCCGATCGCAGCGTCTGCCTGCCGGCCTTCGACCCGGCCAACCTCGGTCAGGTCTGCTCCGGGGATCCCCCCCGCGGGGCGTGCACCGGCGGCGAGTGTCTGAGCGAGTTCCAGACTGGGTTCCCGGACTCCTACTGCGTCCAGGTGGGCTGCGATCCCGAGGCGACCGATCCCGGCTGCGAAGGCGACGGCGTCTGCGTGCTCGCCGCGGACGGCATGACCGGCCTCTGCCTCGACGGCTGCGTTGCCGACAGCGACTGCCGCGCCGGCTACGACTGCCGCCCGAGCGACAGCTCGGACCCGACGAGCGAGACCGCCTGCCTGCCCGGCTGCGACGACGCGAGCGTCTGCGGCAACGACGGCTTCGAGTGCAACCCGGGCACCGGGCTGTGCACCGAGCCCTTCCCGGAGGCGCGGCTCGGGGAGCCCTGCGCGAGCGGCGAGGACTGCCCTGGCGGTCGCTGCCTCGCCGAGGACGACGAGGGTTGGCCGAGCGGCACCTGCTCCTTCCCCGGTTGCCGGCTGAGCGGCACCGGCCCCGAGGCGATCTGCCCGAGCGGCGGCGTGTGCGTCGACGACGAGGCGGGCGATCCGGCGCTCGGCGTGTGTGTGGACGGCTGCACCGTCACCACCGACTGCCGGCCCGGCTACGCGTGCATCCCGAGCGACGAGACCGACCCGACGAGCGCGCTGGCGTGTCAGCCCGCGTGCACCGACGGCGACTGCGGCCCCGGCCGCACCTGCAGCGCCGCCACGGGTCTCTGCGAGTAGCGGCCGCCAAGCCGCCGAATGGAGCCCGGCCTCTCTTCGAGGGGTCGGGCTCTCACCGTCCGTCCACCCCCGCGCCATCGGCGACCGCGAGCTGGATGCCGGGATAGCCGGCCTGGCCGACCGAGAAGAGCACCTTGCGCAGCACGCGGAAGTCCGTGCTCCGGTCCGCCTGCACGATCACGCGCCCCGGGAACTCCTGCCCCGGGTGGAGCACGCGCCACGTGTCGCGCGCCACCTCGAGGTCGTGCACCAGGGGCCCGATGCGCGCGAGCCGCGCGTCGGCGCCGAGCGACGCCACGTCCGCCACCCGGCGCCCGTCCACGAGCACCCCGTGCCGGTCGACCGTGACCACCGGGGCCAGCTCGAGCGGCCCCCCGTGCTCGGCGTCCGGCAGGTCCGCCTGCGCGCTCAGCCCATCGGCCGAGAACGACATCAAGAGGAACACCA contains the following coding sequences:
- a CDS encoding biopolymer transporter ExbD; this encodes MAIRSPGARLLRDVPLRFIDGQKGGRKSVDAQVALIPFIDLLLTVLVFLLMSFSADGLSAQADLPDAEHGGPLELAPVVTVDRHGVLVDGRRVADVASLGADARLARIGPLVHDLEVARDTWRVLHPGQEFPGRVIVQADRSTDFRVLRKVLFSVGQAGYPGIQLAVADGAGVDGR
- a CDS encoding Stp1/IreP family PP2C-type Ser/Thr phosphatase — encoded protein: MSQAESAAEPAERITFWPLTDVGRVRDHNEDSFLVDKKLNLFIVADGMGGHAAGEVASQVAARTVRDVLAQSRDMLHEFEAGHGGIGRHDILRLLESAVQQACSAVYNEGQEDESKRGMGTTIDALLLIGSRGFIAHVGDSRVYLYRQSAVHQLTEDHSLINELLKRGRLSREQIEKLQYKNAVTRAVGVYESVEVDTLDFDVLKGDRFLLASDGLTGYLEEAELSRLFAETPEDQLSQRFIDLANERGGKDNITAIVVKVPDAESGVDRLAREVNLKLEVLHKMPLFRHLTYQELVRVLNITEVRTYDPDQVIVEEGDEGDELFIVLTGQVRVHSGEAVLVRLGPGQHLGEMALVDKAPRSASVSADEKAKMLVIRRREFFDIIRKDHAIAVKLLWSFLGVLTERLRTTNARLGEATDKKGEDLTDALLADSE